One Aliidiomarina minuta genomic region harbors:
- a CDS encoding NAD(P)-dependent alcohol dehydrogenase, producing the protein MLNAVGYAAHAADKPLEPFKFERRELDDQDVQIEILYCGVCHSDLHLARNEWGGSMFPIVPGHEIVGRVTKVGSQTSKYQVGDTVGVGCMVDSCRHCANCDEGYEQYCDNGFVATYNSEEKQTGGVTYGGYATNIVVHEDFVLKVSDKLDLAAVAPLLCAGITSYSPLRHWGVKKGHKVGIVGLGGLGHMGVKLAKAMGAEVVLFTTSANKVEDARRLGADAVVISKNEDEMKAQRNSFDFILNTVAAKHDLDAYMSLLRRDGSMTLVGLPAEPHPSPQVFNLIAKRRSLAGSLIGGIAETQEMLDFCAEHNITSDIELIDMDYINDAYERMLQSDVKYRFVIDIASLKT; encoded by the coding sequence ATGTTAAATGCTGTTGGTTACGCTGCACATGCAGCAGATAAACCACTCGAACCTTTTAAGTTTGAGCGGCGCGAACTGGACGATCAGGATGTCCAGATTGAGATCCTTTATTGCGGTGTGTGTCACTCAGATCTTCATTTAGCACGCAATGAATGGGGCGGTAGTATGTTTCCTATAGTGCCTGGTCATGAAATTGTGGGACGGGTCACTAAAGTAGGTAGTCAGACGTCAAAATACCAAGTAGGCGATACCGTAGGTGTCGGCTGCATGGTCGACTCCTGTCGTCACTGTGCAAACTGCGACGAAGGTTATGAGCAGTATTGTGATAATGGTTTTGTCGCTACTTACAACAGCGAAGAAAAACAGACCGGCGGTGTTACTTACGGTGGGTATGCTACTAACATAGTAGTACATGAAGACTTTGTGCTGAAGGTGTCTGACAAGCTCGACCTGGCGGCAGTAGCCCCTTTACTTTGTGCTGGTATCACCAGCTATTCGCCACTGCGTCATTGGGGTGTGAAAAAGGGTCATAAGGTCGGTATTGTTGGGTTAGGTGGGCTTGGCCATATGGGTGTTAAGTTAGCTAAGGCCATGGGCGCAGAAGTTGTGCTATTTACTACATCAGCTAATAAAGTTGAGGATGCCAGGCGATTGGGCGCTGATGCGGTAGTTATTTCAAAAAATGAAGACGAAATGAAAGCCCAGAGAAACAGCTTTGACTTTATTTTGAATACAGTGGCGGCGAAACACGATCTGGATGCTTATATGTCTTTATTGCGTCGTGATGGCAGCATGACCCTGGTGGGGTTACCTGCTGAGCCGCATCCTTCTCCACAGGTTTTTAATCTGATTGCAAAGCGCCGAAGCCTGGCAGGTTCGTTGATTGGAGGCATTGCTGAGACTCAGGAAATGCTCGATTTTTGTGCTGAGCACAATATCACTTCGGATATTGAATTGATTGATATGGACTATATTAATGATGCTTACGAACGTATGTTGCAAAGCGATGTGAAATATCGTTTTGTGATTGATATAGCGTCTTTAAAAACGTAG
- a CDS encoding 2-hydroxyacid dehydrogenase — MKIAVFSTKTYDRNFFLKINQERHQLTFLEPRLSSKTAALAEEQDAVCVFVNDDLNVDVLTTLQKQGIRLILLRCAGFNNVDLAAANKLGIRVARVPAYSPHAVAEHTLALILGLNRKTHRAYNRVREGNFALDGLMGFDLVGKTVGVIGAGQIGEIFARIMKALGCEVLIHDPYLQETADKDFSLVELAELYQRADIISLHCPLTPQTHHLINEQAIGQMKDGVMLINTSRGKIVHTRAVIDALKTGRVGSLGLDVYEEEGDLFFADLSAEVIQDDVFMRLLTFPNVLITGHQAFFTTEAMTQIVQTTLDNASAFESQQGSFHEVTWQQVQGDS, encoded by the coding sequence ATGAAGATTGCTGTTTTTAGTACTAAAACCTATGACAGAAATTTTTTCCTCAAGATAAATCAGGAGCGTCATCAACTGACGTTCCTGGAACCCCGTTTAAGTAGCAAAACTGCAGCCCTGGCCGAAGAGCAGGACGCGGTGTGTGTATTCGTCAATGATGACCTTAACGTCGATGTGCTGACGACCCTGCAAAAACAAGGTATACGCCTGATTCTGCTGCGCTGCGCCGGTTTTAATAACGTCGATCTTGCTGCCGCGAATAAACTGGGTATACGCGTGGCCAGGGTGCCTGCCTATTCACCACACGCAGTAGCCGAGCATACGCTGGCGCTTATTCTTGGCCTTAACCGAAAAACCCACCGCGCTTATAACCGGGTCCGCGAAGGCAACTTTGCGCTGGATGGCCTGATGGGGTTTGATCTGGTGGGTAAAACCGTGGGGGTTATAGGAGCCGGCCAGATAGGTGAAATTTTTGCCCGCATTATGAAAGCCCTGGGTTGCGAGGTATTGATTCACGATCCTTATCTGCAAGAAACAGCAGACAAAGACTTTAGTCTGGTGGAGCTTGCGGAACTGTATCAGCGCGCTGATATTATATCCCTGCATTGTCCGCTGACACCTCAGACCCATCACCTTATTAACGAGCAAGCTATCGGGCAAATGAAAGATGGGGTGATGTTAATTAACACCAGCCGCGGTAAAATTGTGCATACACGGGCGGTTATTGATGCCTTGAAAACCGGTAGAGTTGGCAGCCTGGGGCTTGATGTTTACGAAGAAGAGGGCGACCTTTTCTTTGCCGATCTTTCTGCTGAGGTGATTCAGGATGACGTATTCATGCGTTTATTAACCTTTCCAAATGTACTGATTACCGGTCACCAGGCATTTTTTACAACTGAGGCTATGACGCAGATTGTTCAGACTACGCTGGATAATGCATCTGCCTTTGAAAGCCAGCAAGGTTCATTTCATGAAGTGACCTGGCAACAGGTACAGGGCGATTCCTGA
- a CDS encoding L-lactate permease has translation MPLLAAAPIALILVLMLFWRWSAGKAGLAGLALTLVLAITFFEFASVSRIMGSMTEAAFISLTILWIIFSALSIYELQRRTQALVQLQAMLSRLSHDPRLSALLIAWFFSLFMEGAAGFGTSAALAAPFLVSAGFRPVQAVIIALVGHAAGVSFGAVGTPIMPQLAVTPFSGAEIAAATVLYHGIAGWFLAAVCMKFIVRDLPQGPLTQGLLWSWTAFAAACFLLPYMALAYFVGPELPTLAGSIAGASLFVAGLRLVYQRPLGDIPWRALAPYLILIALVLFTRLLPPVQQLASSYVWHWQWETFSGSFAPLYHPGSLLVVSFFMGALLQKASREEILDCMRTAGLKLLPVLLALITMLGLSRLMLHAGMVDTLAISVAAIAGLWWPLMAPFVGMTGTFVTGSATASNILLTDFQQTAAERGNFAPLPLVGAQGFGAALGNMICPHNIIAAGATVGIAGQEGQVLRQTLWVAVIAAFIGGLLALILS, from the coding sequence ATGCCTTTACTGGCAGCCGCTCCAATAGCGCTGATTTTAGTACTAATGCTGTTCTGGCGGTGGTCCGCAGGTAAAGCCGGTCTTGCGGGCCTGGCGCTAACCCTTGTTCTGGCGATTACATTTTTTGAGTTCGCTTCTGTATCCAGGATTATGGGGAGCATGACGGAAGCTGCTTTTATTAGTCTGACCATCCTCTGGATTATTTTTTCGGCGCTTAGTATTTACGAGTTACAGCGGCGCACTCAGGCACTGGTGCAATTGCAGGCTATGCTGAGTCGCTTATCCCATGATCCTCGTTTGTCTGCTCTGCTGATAGCCTGGTTTTTTTCATTATTTATGGAAGGAGCTGCGGGTTTTGGTACTTCCGCTGCGCTGGCCGCTCCTTTTTTGGTTAGTGCGGGATTTCGTCCCGTGCAAGCGGTTATCATAGCCCTGGTGGGTCATGCAGCGGGAGTGTCTTTTGGAGCTGTCGGCACGCCCATTATGCCACAGTTAGCGGTTACTCCTTTTAGTGGCGCAGAAATAGCGGCGGCAACGGTTCTTTATCATGGGATAGCTGGCTGGTTTCTGGCAGCGGTGTGCATGAAATTCATTGTTCGTGATTTGCCCCAGGGGCCGTTAACGCAAGGGTTGTTATGGAGCTGGACAGCATTTGCGGCTGCCTGTTTCCTTCTGCCTTACATGGCTCTGGCCTATTTTGTCGGGCCCGAATTGCCAACCCTGGCAGGCTCTATTGCAGGCGCGAGTCTGTTTGTAGCCGGATTGCGACTGGTTTATCAGCGACCACTGGGAGATATCCCATGGCGTGCATTGGCCCCTTATCTGATACTTATCGCACTGGTACTTTTCACTCGCTTGCTGCCACCAGTGCAGCAGCTGGCCTCTAGTTATGTGTGGCATTGGCAATGGGAAACGTTCAGTGGCAGTTTTGCGCCTTTGTATCATCCGGGGAGTCTGCTGGTCGTTTCTTTTTTCATGGGCGCGTTGTTGCAAAAAGCATCGAGGGAAGAAATTCTGGACTGCATGCGGACGGCGGGGCTAAAACTGTTACCTGTATTATTAGCCTTAATCACCATGCTGGGGTTATCACGATTGATGTTGCACGCGGGCATGGTAGACACACTGGCTATCAGTGTTGCTGCAATAGCCGGTCTTTGGTGGCCGTTAATGGCTCCATTTGTGGGCATGACAGGAACTTTTGTTACAGGTTCAGCCACCGCTTCTAATATTTTACTGACCGACTTTCAACAAACCGCTGCTGAACGCGGTAATTTTGCCCCATTACCTTTAGTTGGAGCCCAGGGGTTTGGCGCGGCGTTGGGTAATATGATTTGCCCACATAACATTATTGCTGCTGGTGCAACCGTGGGCATAGCCGGTCAGGAAGGTCAGGTGTTACGCCAGACTTTATGGGTAGCTGTGATTGCGGCTTTCATCGGTGGCCTGCTGGCGCTTATACTGAGCTGA
- a CDS encoding ABC-F family ATPase: MISAANITMQFGAKPLFENISVKFGQSNKYGLIGANGCGKSTFMRILSGEQEPSAGNISVEPNMRVGKLRQDQFAYENFSVVDTVIMGHEELWQVKEERDRIYGGDMNEEDGMRVADLEVQFGEMDGYTAESRAGELLLGVGIPVESHFGPMSALAPGLKLRVLLAQVLFSDPDIMLLDEPTNNLDINTIRWLEAVLSERQCTMIIISHDRHFLNSVCTHMADIDFGELRLYPGNYDQYMFAATQAREQLLSDNAKKKDKIAELQSFVSRFSANASKAKQATSRAKQIERIELAEVKASSRVSPFIRFEQTKQLYRLALEIEGVRKSFEDLEVLKGLTSTIEVGQKVAILGANGIGKTTLLKCLMGEYTPDAGSIKWSENANVGYCAQDHAALFEQKINVFDWMSQWKQPQHDEQAVRGVLGRLLFSQDDIQKPVSILSGGEKGRMVFGKLILQNPNILVMDEPTNHLDMESIESLNLALEQYKGTLLFVSHDREFVSSLATRIIEITENGIRDFAGTYDDYLRQQETARIA, from the coding sequence GTGATTTCAGCAGCAAATATCACCATGCAATTTGGTGCCAAGCCTTTATTTGAAAATATCTCGGTCAAGTTTGGTCAGAGCAACAAATACGGTCTGATTGGCGCCAATGGTTGTGGCAAGTCGACTTTCATGCGCATTTTAAGCGGTGAGCAGGAACCCTCAGCGGGCAACATTTCTGTAGAACCTAATATGCGAGTAGGTAAACTGCGCCAGGACCAATTTGCTTATGAAAACTTCAGTGTGGTTGACACTGTAATCATGGGTCATGAAGAGTTGTGGCAGGTGAAGGAAGAGCGCGACCGTATCTACGGTGGTGATATGAACGAAGAAGATGGCATGCGGGTGGCCGACTTAGAAGTCCAGTTTGGTGAAATGGATGGATATACGGCGGAGTCTCGTGCGGGTGAGTTGTTGCTCGGCGTGGGCATCCCTGTGGAAAGTCACTTTGGCCCTATGTCAGCGTTGGCCCCAGGTCTTAAACTACGGGTGTTACTGGCCCAGGTGCTGTTTTCGGATCCTGATATTATGCTGTTGGACGAACCGACCAACAACCTGGATATTAATACCATTCGCTGGCTGGAAGCGGTGCTTTCAGAACGCCAGTGCACCATGATCATCATTTCGCATGACCGTCACTTTCTGAATAGTGTCTGTACCCATATGGCGGACATTGATTTTGGTGAACTGCGTTTGTACCCGGGCAACTATGATCAGTACATGTTTGCAGCAACTCAGGCTCGTGAACAGCTATTGAGTGACAATGCCAAGAAAAAAGACAAAATCGCCGAATTGCAGAGTTTTGTAAGCCGCTTTTCCGCCAACGCGTCGAAGGCCAAGCAGGCCACATCGCGCGCCAAACAGATTGAACGAATTGAGCTGGCAGAAGTTAAAGCGTCGAGCCGGGTCAGCCCTTTTATTCGTTTTGAGCAGACCAAACAATTGTATCGTCTGGCCCTGGAAATAGAAGGCGTGCGTAAAAGCTTTGAGGATCTTGAAGTATTAAAAGGCCTGACGTCGACTATTGAAGTAGGCCAGAAAGTGGCCATTTTGGGTGCCAACGGCATAGGTAAAACCACCTTACTGAAATGTCTGATGGGCGAATACACCCCAGATGCAGGCAGTATCAAGTGGTCCGAGAACGCGAACGTTGGTTATTGCGCTCAGGATCATGCGGCCTTGTTTGAGCAAAAAATAAATGTCTTTGACTGGATGAGCCAGTGGAAGCAACCGCAACATGATGAACAGGCGGTGCGCGGTGTACTTGGTCGGTTGTTGTTTTCGCAGGACGATATTCAGAAACCAGTAAGTATCCTGTCAGGTGGTGAAAAAGGGCGCATGGTATTTGGCAAGTTAATTCTGCAGAATCCTAACATCCTGGTTATGGATGAACCTACCAATCACCTGGATATGGAATCCATTGAGTCGCTGAATCTGGCACTGGAACAATATAAGGGCACTTTGCTTTTTGTCAGTCATGACCGCGAATTTGTATCCTCTCTGGCAACCCGTATTATTGAAATTACAGAGAACGGCATTCGTGATTTTGCGGGTACCTACGATGACTACTTACGTCAGCAGGAAACTGCGCGTATTGCTTAA